One genomic region from Flagellimonas oceani encodes:
- a CDS encoding BamA/TamA family outer membrane protein, with protein sequence MKNFGKTYLIYTGLAFFLLHSCSIKKFIPEGERLYTGAELALDTIGEVKGLKDVKSELTDMIEPNPNTTFIGMKPRLYFHYKAQRKKPGFLYKFLNKSFGEEPVYFSDVDPEQVEELLLNRLNNNGFFYSRTGSETILEEKFASVNYSATVQEPYTLENYEVDMDTLPIYKALEELIKETPLSKNNRFDLDLLKAERERLDHGLKQQGYYNSHANLLIFEADTNQYKNRKFDLFLRLKKEVPKKSAIPYTIDSITVYPNYSIEGDTLPLSKQNRTTVNGTDFIQNEYYFKPKLLETYLLLKEGDLYNANISKTTSSRLSSLGSYKYVNIQYRELDTTNTDGDGGSLAADIYLAPLTKRSVRAEIQAVTKSNGFTGPGLLLSYNNRNLFKGGETLSLSTHFSYESQLSSGNNSSLSSISWGLKGDLIFPRSIPFSPKNFRYSVPKTKISAGVDFLNRSQLFTLSSINGSFGYTWKENRYVYHQLDPININYTRLSNVTDEFQEILDDNPFLRRSFDQRFIAGLLYTFTYDEISDLGKEYPIFFSTNIDLAGNLLSLMDGGSGTILGSEYAQYAKMDADFRLYLRWDKEQTLVSRIYAGWGIPYGNSETLPFVKQFFSGGPYSVRAFNIRSLGPGNFNVDPNDSTTDFFDRSGNLKLEANIEYRFPLFSFLKGAFFVDAGNVWLTGNYDDLEADQQNSNFSNSLFTDGRFESDWLQEVGAGFGFGLRVDIQNFVIRFDLASPFRVPYQPKNDRWNVPFFGNNGNKATLNFAIGYPF encoded by the coding sequence TTGAAAAACTTTGGTAAAACATATCTAATCTACACTGGTCTGGCGTTTTTTTTATTGCACTCCTGCAGTATAAAAAAATTTATTCCCGAAGGCGAACGCCTCTATACCGGGGCAGAGTTGGCATTGGATACCATCGGGGAAGTAAAAGGCTTGAAAGATGTTAAGTCCGAGTTGACCGATATGATCGAACCCAACCCCAATACCACATTTATCGGAATGAAACCCAGGTTGTATTTTCATTACAAGGCCCAGCGGAAAAAACCCGGCTTCCTTTACAAATTTCTCAATAAATCCTTTGGTGAGGAACCCGTATATTTTTCCGATGTAGATCCGGAGCAGGTGGAAGAGCTCTTATTGAACCGATTGAACAATAATGGCTTTTTTTATAGCCGTACGGGTTCCGAGACCATTTTGGAGGAAAAATTTGCATCGGTAAACTACTCTGCCACTGTACAGGAACCTTACACATTGGAGAATTATGAGGTGGATATGGATACCCTGCCAATATATAAAGCGTTGGAGGAACTCATCAAGGAAACCCCCTTATCAAAGAACAACCGGTTTGATCTAGACCTATTGAAAGCGGAACGGGAACGGTTGGACCACGGCCTTAAACAACAGGGTTACTATAACAGCCATGCCAATCTTCTAATTTTCGAAGCGGATACCAATCAATATAAAAATCGAAAATTTGACCTGTTCCTCCGATTAAAAAAAGAAGTGCCAAAAAAATCGGCCATTCCCTACACCATCGACTCCATTACGGTATATCCGAATTACTCGATCGAGGGAGATACCCTGCCCTTGTCCAAACAAAACCGTACCACGGTCAATGGAACCGATTTTATTCAGAACGAATATTACTTTAAGCCCAAATTACTGGAAACCTATCTATTGCTCAAGGAAGGCGACCTGTACAACGCCAACATTTCTAAAACAACAAGCAGTAGGCTTTCCTCCCTGGGAAGTTATAAGTATGTGAACATACAGTACAGGGAACTGGATACAACGAATACAGATGGGGATGGTGGCTCCCTTGCCGCCGATATTTATCTTGCCCCTTTAACAAAACGGTCGGTGCGGGCCGAGATACAGGCAGTCACCAAATCCAATGGATTTACCGGCCCTGGATTATTATTGTCCTACAACAACAGAAACCTCTTTAAAGGCGGCGAAACCTTGAGTTTATCCACCCATTTCTCTTATGAATCCCAACTTTCATCCGGAAACAATTCCAGTTTGAGCAGTATTTCTTGGGGATTGAAAGGAGATTTGATTTTCCCTAGGTCCATTCCCTTTTCACCAAAAAACTTCAGGTATTCCGTTCCCAAGACAAAAATTTCCGCAGGGGTGGATTTCTTGAATCGAAGCCAACTTTTTACCTTAAGCTCCATAAACGGTTCCTTTGGATATACTTGGAAAGAGAACAGATATGTGTACCATCAGTTAGACCCCATAAACATCAATTACACACGATTGTCCAACGTTACGGATGAATTTCAAGAAATTTTGGACGATAACCCCTTTCTTCGCAGAAGTTTTGACCAACGTTTTATTGCAGGGCTCCTCTACACCTTTACTTATGATGAAATATCCGATCTGGGAAAAGAGTATCCCATATTTTTTTCCACCAATATCGATCTGGCCGGAAATCTTTTAAGTTTGATGGATGGGGGTTCCGGGACCATCCTAGGTTCGGAATATGCCCAATATGCTAAAATGGACGCCGATTTTCGGTTGTATTTGCGTTGGGACAAGGAGCAAACCCTGGTATCTCGAATATATGCCGGATGGGGCATACCTTATGGAAACAGTGAAACGCTGCCGTTTGTAAAACAATTTTTCTCGGGAGGGCCATACAGCGTAAGGGCCTTTAACATAAGGTCGCTAGGGCCGGGAAATTTTAACGTAGACCCCAACGACTCCACCACTGATTTTTTTGACCGCTCGGGAAATCTAAAGTTGGAAGCCAATATTGAATATCGTTTTCCTCTTTTCTCCTTTCTCAAGGGGGCCTTTTTTGTAGATGCGGGAAATGTTTGGCTCACCGGAAATTATGACGATCTGGAAGCCGACCAACAGAACAGTAATTTTTCCAATTCACTTTTTACGGATGGTAGATTTGAGTCCGATTGGTTACAGGAAGTAGGTGCAGGATTTGGTTTTGGACTACGGGTGGACATACAGAACTTTGTTATTCGTTTTGATCTCGCCTCCCCCTTTAGGGTGCCTTACCAACCTAAAAACGACCGATGGAATGTGCCTTTCTTTGGAAATAATGGAAACAAGGCAACCTTAAACTTTGCCATTGGCTATCCTTTCTAA
- a CDS encoding translocation/assembly module TamB domain-containing protein has translation MKNKKWNRKRILKIIGKSILVLFILFVVLVLVIRTPWAQNRIVSEITDYVSGKTNTKVEVQKVFITFSGNIMAQGIYLEDKQGDTLLYSQELQLDLPIYPLLVKNELSIDDVEATRLVANISRNTDPESFNFAFLIDAFASPDTTSTSEPMSISLGDFQLNDWKVRYHDAYLGTKINVSIGELDIEVTEFDLEEMIFGVDDFVLKNSQISYEQTHSTPTSDDTSTSTPPKISIDGIQLEEVTMVYNSEPDGIRTKALLSEFDLTELAVDVSKNSYKTDEIALKNSNIKLHLEQTTDTIKSPEQTTSFQWPQLELQSNQLSLESNTINFSRNAAKQTDTIFNPDAFTISQLTFKSSDFRYRPANVKLDLEAFSFRESSGIALQQLDFGASISDTGAKISDLNLRLNNSSLNANVDIRYASLDAAFNNPENSSLQLVVSQLNLEPSDAQLFSPELQKNSYLDSLATNPITGYLRANGSLKKVDDLESELQWGPSTTLNLKGTFSNITQREAFTYNMGNLDIKSTKENLQKFISTDSLSFKVPETIRLAGSLQGDLESMQTKAILTIPEGRVNLDALADFGNQKRFEGMISTDSLQLGSLLKNNQLGAVSVQLKGSGSGNELADIDARLEGTVGLLQFKEYNYKDININGELASGTGNISLSLKDENLNLTAKTLVDFTSNSNNISFTSNIIGADLRKLGFTKNDIKIAGDLEGSYQGNSNKYAVEASIKNGIAVADNKQYQITPILINARVEDSITDATVKSGFLNGGLHSNASLNRINTALKKQVENYFSTDSTLSKSLDDVEAQLDLALVPTPIISKVFFDGFEDVDSVNIDAKFNARTKQIAGKVSVPKFTYAGSTVDSLEVNLQGDSTNLNFYAGLKNFKLDPVHLKKTYIEGNLQNKELVLDFNSVNDTTQIMHVSSELVFKKDTLSLHISPENLLLNKKPWEIPDDNKIVMADSYTEFTNLKLSRNGQKLEVSTAVPEMDSVHIGIIFENFQLQTFLSLLNPEQALAKGTVQGNFVVLNPYSASGLVSKMDITDFQFMQTPLGSLSLNASSKSLSDYDFDLVVKGEGADLSLTGNYVAQQQGADLNMDLDIQKFETRIVQGFLKEQISDASGYISGSMQVGGTTSNPTYSGRLSFNEVGVTLSAFKTKLGVSGQTLSLNEEEIVFDDFSINDTGSGTLVLDGAILTEELLNPGFDLIIRADKFTVLDSKKGDNELVYGKAIVDTDLEVTGNLELPVINGKINIGNATDLTYLVPKSQYEIQEREGVVIFVNRKNPDAILTRNTGETGNSVFAGMDINTTLEISDKAVFKVVLDERTGDMLQASGNATLNLSLNRNDNIGLSGRLELNSGFYRTSLYNLVNRKFTINDGSTVVWSGDPYNATLDVTATYEVETSPTPLMSSISYGQDTGISGQYQRPATFLVYLMVGGEIMSPEISFSLDMPESAQGSYGGGVYGRIQQLNEQESELNKQVFSLLALNRFFPTSGSDGSSGGAVALARDNVNKALSGELNSLSNKIMGNTGLELDFDLDSFQENQGNGYQNRTQLNINARKKLFDDRFIVTAGSAVDVEGRASSSDTSTPLIGNVTLEYLLSEEGTYRLKGFRRQEYQNIIDGQLIVTGLAFIFNREFNKFSQLFSPIKAKAKEEEPLAKDADKKKQ, from the coding sequence ATGAAAAACAAAAAATGGAACCGGAAAAGAATCCTGAAAATTATTGGGAAAAGTATCCTTGTTCTGTTCATATTGTTTGTTGTATTGGTTTTGGTAATCAGAACGCCTTGGGCACAAAACCGGATTGTTTCGGAAATCACCGATTACGTATCCGGTAAAACCAACACCAAGGTCGAGGTGCAAAAGGTCTTTATCACTTTTTCGGGGAACATCATGGCCCAGGGTATCTATCTGGAAGACAAACAGGGAGATACGTTGCTGTACTCCCAAGAACTGCAATTGGACCTGCCCATATACCCGTTGCTCGTTAAAAATGAACTTTCCATTGATGATGTGGAAGCAACCCGACTGGTCGCCAACATTTCCAGAAACACGGACCCCGAGAGTTTCAATTTTGCTTTTTTGATTGATGCTTTTGCCTCCCCTGATACAACCTCAACCTCCGAGCCCATGTCCATCTCGTTGGGTGATTTTCAGTTGAACGATTGGAAAGTACGTTACCATGATGCCTATCTGGGGACAAAGATCAATGTTTCAATTGGGGAACTGGATATCGAGGTGACCGAATTTGACTTGGAGGAAATGATATTTGGTGTCGATGATTTTGTTTTGAAGAACAGTCAAATTTCTTATGAACAGACACATTCCACACCAACTTCCGATGATACATCGACCTCGACCCCGCCCAAAATTTCCATTGACGGCATACAGTTGGAAGAGGTAACAATGGTTTACAATTCAGAACCGGACGGCATCCGGACAAAAGCCTTATTATCCGAGTTTGATTTGACGGAGCTCGCCGTGGATGTTTCCAAAAACAGCTATAAAACGGACGAGATTGCCCTAAAAAATTCAAACATAAAGTTACATCTGGAACAGACTACCGACACCATAAAAAGCCCTGAACAAACCACATCCTTTCAATGGCCGCAACTGGAACTTCAGTCGAACCAGCTAAGCCTAGAATCGAATACCATCAACTTTTCCAGAAATGCTGCAAAGCAAACCGATACCATTTTTAACCCCGATGCTTTTACAATCAGTCAACTCACGTTTAAATCGAGTGATTTTAGGTACAGACCCGCCAACGTTAAATTAGACTTGGAGGCGTTCAGTTTTAGGGAAAGTAGTGGCATTGCATTGCAACAATTGGACTTTGGGGCAAGCATTTCGGATACAGGGGCCAAAATTTCCGATTTAAATCTTCGATTGAACAATAGCAGCCTCAACGCCAATGTCGACATTAGGTATGCATCCTTGGATGCGGCGTTCAACAACCCCGAAAACAGCAGTTTGCAGTTGGTAGTGTCCCAATTGAACCTAGAACCCTCCGATGCTCAGCTTTTTTCGCCCGAATTACAAAAAAATAGCTATTTGGATTCCTTGGCCACCAATCCCATAACCGGTTATCTTCGGGCAAACGGAAGTTTAAAAAAGGTGGACGATCTTGAATCTGAACTACAATGGGGGCCCTCCACCACCCTTAACCTCAAAGGAACGTTTTCCAACATAACCCAAAGGGAAGCTTTCACTTATAACATGGGTAATTTGGATATAAAATCAACCAAAGAGAACCTTCAAAAGTTTATATCCACAGACAGCCTATCCTTTAAGGTTCCCGAGACCATTAGACTCGCTGGCAGTTTACAAGGGGACTTGGAATCAATGCAAACCAAGGCAATATTGACCATTCCAGAGGGTAGGGTAAATCTGGACGCCTTGGCAGATTTTGGAAATCAGAAGCGGTTTGAAGGCATGATTTCGACCGATAGCCTGCAATTGGGGTCGCTGCTCAAAAACAATCAGCTTGGTGCCGTTTCGGTACAACTTAAAGGTTCCGGCTCGGGGAACGAACTTGCCGATATAGATGCCCGACTAGAGGGCACCGTAGGTCTGCTCCAATTCAAGGAATACAACTACAAGGACATAAATATAAATGGGGAACTGGCCAGTGGAACAGGGAATATTTCGCTTTCGCTAAAAGACGAAAACCTGAATTTAACGGCCAAAACCCTGGTCGATTTTACTTCCAACAGCAACAACATAAGCTTTACATCCAACATTATCGGGGCCGACCTTCGGAAACTTGGTTTCACTAAAAACGACATCAAGATTGCAGGTGATCTTGAAGGTTCTTATCAAGGGAACTCCAACAAATACGCGGTTGAGGCTTCCATCAAAAATGGAATTGCTGTCGCCGATAACAAACAATATCAAATTACGCCCATATTGATAAATGCCCGAGTGGAGGACTCCATTACGGATGCCACGGTAAAAAGTGGCTTTCTTAATGGCGGACTGCATTCCAACGCTTCGTTGAACAGAATCAACACCGCATTAAAAAAGCAGGTGGAAAACTATTTTTCCACTGACAGCACACTTTCCAAAAGTTTAGATGACGTGGAGGCACAGTTGGACTTGGCCCTTGTTCCGACACCTATTATTTCCAAAGTGTTTTTTGACGGGTTTGAAGATGTGGATTCCGTGAACATTGATGCCAAGTTCAATGCAAGAACCAAGCAAATTGCCGGGAAAGTATCCGTTCCCAAGTTTACCTATGCCGGAAGCACCGTGGATAGCCTTGAGGTAAACCTACAGGGAGATTCCACCAATCTCAATTTTTACGCCGGTCTCAAAAATTTTAAGTTGGACCCCGTCCACTTAAAAAAAACCTATATCGAGGGAAACCTACAGAACAAGGAACTGGTGCTGGATTTTAATTCGGTTAACGATACCACCCAAATAATGCATGTATCATCCGAGTTGGTGTTCAAAAAAGATACACTGAGCCTACATATTTCTCCAGAAAACCTGTTGCTGAACAAAAAACCGTGGGAAATCCCCGATGACAATAAAATTGTAATGGCGGATTCCTATACGGAGTTCACAAACCTCAAACTTTCAAGAAACGGTCAAAAACTGGAAGTTTCCACGGCAGTGCCCGAAATGGACAGCGTACATATTGGTATTATTTTCGAAAATTTTCAGCTTCAAACCTTTTTAAGTCTCCTAAACCCCGAACAGGCATTGGCAAAAGGAACCGTACAGGGAAATTTTGTGGTCCTAAATCCCTACAGCGCCTCAGGGTTGGTATCCAAAATGGACATCACGGATTTTCAGTTTATGCAGACCCCGTTGGGCAGTCTCAGCTTAAACGCCTCCTCCAAATCACTTTCGGATTATGATTTTGACCTGGTAGTGAAGGGAGAGGGCGCCGATTTAAGTTTGACAGGGAATTATGTGGCCCAACAACAGGGTGCCGATTTAAACATGGACCTTGACATTCAAAAATTTGAAACCCGTATAGTGCAAGGGTTTCTCAAGGAACAAATATCCGATGCCTCTGGATACATTTCCGGAAGCATGCAGGTCGGTGGCACCACAAGCAATCCTACTTATTCCGGTAGGTTGAGTTTTAACGAGGTTGGAGTTACCCTCTCAGCTTTTAAAACAAAATTGGGAGTGAGCGGTCAAACACTGAGCCTCAATGAAGAAGAGATTGTTTTTGATGATTTCAGTATAAACGACACTGGCAGTGGCACATTGGTACTGGATGGGGCCATTCTTACGGAAGAATTGCTCAATCCGGGGTTCGACCTCATCATCCGAGCTGATAAATTTACGGTGCTCGATTCCAAAAAAGGCGATAACGAACTGGTTTATGGCAAGGCCATTGTGGATACGGATCTGGAGGTGACCGGAAATCTGGAGCTTCCCGTCATCAATGGCAAGATCAACATTGGTAATGCAACCGACCTTACCTATCTAGTTCCCAAGTCCCAGTACGAAATCCAGGAAAGGGAAGGAGTCGTCATTTTTGTGAACCGTAAGAACCCCGATGCCATATTGACGAGAAATACCGGGGAAACGGGCAATTCGGTTTTTGCCGGGATGGACATCAATACTACATTGGAAATCTCGGACAAAGCGGTTTTTAAAGTAGTACTGGATGAGAGGACAGGCGATATGTTGCAGGCTTCCGGAAACGCCACATTGAACTTGAGCCTAAATCGGAATGACAACATTGGGCTGTCCGGTAGGCTGGAACTCAATTCCGGTTTTTACAGAACAAGCCTTTATAACTTGGTAAACCGAAAGTTCACCATAAACGATGGCAGTACCGTGGTGTGGTCCGGGGATCCGTACAACGCTACCTTGGATGTTACGGCCACTTATGAAGTCGAAACCTCTCCAACACCCTTAATGTCATCCATAAGTTATGGACAGGACACAGGGATTTCCGGACAATACCAAAGGCCCGCTACATTTTTGGTCTATTTAATGGTAGGCGGCGAAATTATGTCCCCCGAGATTTCCTTTTCCCTGGACATGCCCGAAAGTGCCCAAGGCAGTTACGGAGGAGGTGTCTACGGTCGCATACAACAGTTGAACGAGCAGGAATCCGAGCTTAACAAACAGGTTTTTTCATTACTGGCCCTGAACCGGTTCTTCCCTACCTCCGGAAGCGACGGAAGCAGTGGTGGTGCCGTTGCATTGGCCCGTGACAATGTAAACAAGGCCCTCTCGGGAGAGCTCAATTCCCTTTCCAACAAAATAATGGGCAATACTGGCTTGGAGCTGGATTTTGATTTGGACAGTTTCCAAGAAAACCAGGGCAATGGATATCAAAATAGAACCCAATTGAACATTAATGCCAGAAAAAAACTGTTTGACGACCGCTTTATCGTTACCGCCGGTAGTGCCGTGGATGTAGAGGGAAGGGCCTCCAGTTCCGACACTTCCACACCCCTTATTGGAAATGTGACCTTGGAATATCTATTGAGCGAGGAAGGCACCTATCGGCTCAAAGGGTTTAGGAGACAGGAATATCAAAATATCATAGACGGGCAATTGATCGTAACCGGACTTGCCTTTATTTTCAATAGGGAATTCAATAAATTCAGTCAATTGTTCAGTCCAATAAAAGCCAAGGCCAAAGAAGAGGAACCATTGGCAAAGGATGCGGACAAGAAAAAACAATAA
- a CDS encoding DUF4407 domain-containing protein, which translates to MLQRFFIFCSGADTQILETCSNGERNKYAGIGATVFFTAVMAFIASGYALYTVFDNVYTSIFFGLIWGLLIFNLDRYIVSTIKKRDNFKGELLQAAPRIVLALIIAVVISKPLEMKIFEKEINQVLLEEKNAMTLNNKEQLALQYTPKIESLNQDIANLKSEVATKEAETNALYDTYISEAEGRAGTGLLGKGPVYKEKRDKHDAALAELNTLKETNAVKIAAIESEIAALETDYGTAVANSQPIIDGFDGLMARINALGKLPWLPSFFIFLLFLAIETAPIIAKLMSPKGEYDFKFEEQESVVATWVTQKVEQRKLLMATDGELNQQIYADIKNEEELYRYKKQKAEELLRLQADSFHKLQVKNL; encoded by the coding sequence ATGTTACAACGCTTTTTTATTTTCTGTTCCGGAGCGGACACCCAGATTTTAGAGACGTGTTCCAACGGGGAACGCAACAAATACGCCGGCATCGGTGCCACCGTATTCTTTACCGCCGTTATGGCATTTATAGCTTCGGGCTATGCACTTTACACCGTTTTTGATAATGTGTACACTTCCATTTTCTTTGGTTTGATATGGGGGCTGCTCATCTTCAATCTGGACAGGTATATTGTATCCACCATCAAAAAAAGGGACAATTTTAAAGGGGAATTGCTCCAAGCCGCCCCACGGATTGTTTTGGCCCTCATTATTGCCGTAGTAATTTCCAAGCCTTTGGAAATGAAAATTTTTGAAAAAGAGATAAATCAAGTGCTATTGGAAGAAAAAAATGCCATGACCTTGAACAACAAGGAACAATTGGCGCTGCAATACACCCCAAAAATCGAAAGCCTCAACCAAGACATTGCCAACCTGAAGAGCGAAGTGGCTACCAAGGAAGCGGAGACCAACGCTTTGTACGACACTTATATTTCTGAAGCGGAAGGAAGAGCCGGTACAGGTCTTTTGGGCAAAGGTCCCGTTTACAAAGAAAAACGCGACAAGCACGATGCCGCTCTGGCAGAACTGAACACGTTGAAAGAAACCAATGCGGTAAAAATTGCGGCAATCGAATCCGAAATTGCCGCTTTGGAGACCGATTATGGCACGGCAGTGGCCAACTCCCAACCCATTATCGATGGTTTTGACGGGTTGATGGCGCGTATCAATGCCCTTGGCAAATTGCCTTGGTTACCCTCTTTTTTTATCTTTTTGTTGTTCTTGGCCATAGAAACAGCTCCCATCATTGCAAAATTAATGTCCCCAAAAGGCGAATACGACTTTAAATTCGAAGAGCAGGAAAGCGTGGTCGCCACGTGGGTGACCCAAAAAGTGGAACAGCGTAAATTGTTGATGGCCACGGATGGCGAACTCAATCAGCAAATCTATGCGGACATTAAAAACGAAGAGGAACTCTATCGGTACAAAAAGCAAAAGGCGGAAGAGTTGCTCCGGTTGCAAGCAGATAGTTTCCACAAGCTTCAGGTCAAAAACCTATAG
- a CDS encoding M56 family metallopeptidase codes for MLIFLLKSTACLAIFLAFYKLMLEKESIHHFKRYFLLVALIASFIIPNLVLTEYVDVAEPTLGTYTAIENMDSAALTEQPLPQPSSFDWELFLWCVYTLGVIGFGFRFMANLFQIRKRIKKNPKFKENFMTKVLLVQALPPHTFLNYIFLNQKQYRENSIPQEVLLHEETHAKQRHSLDILFIELAQVVFWFNPLIYLFKSSIKLNHEFLADKAVIRKEQNHSHYQNTLLSYLSNDIERHQSVGIANAINYSSIKKRFTVMKTNTSKTSFVFRSFLLLPLTALLLFGFSEHRTIERQNPRKNIITIDLVDTETVQIDNNIVHFNEVAQIINQNYLSAFDADKTKVKVTAIQSVHLNTINNLSEEIRTTGIDIIEVFADEVIMEESQFKDNVAITPSTTRLNAKRMTIMGAEDDLQPTQKTVSQKDSQKTINPIEIHINKKGKLLFQSKLVALEDLKDELSKINDHLSFGQREKTIRSIINVEATTPKDIIQKVDMIFEEYGSATINIVGAKIQQQGSATREEMKEYNTLAKKYNAMDRNHMTIKKREVMRLKEIYGKMSEKQRADAEPFPDFPPPPPAPPAPGATESPMPPSPVKDLKETKPVAPSNPPAPPAPPKPIEKIKKMVAKGASFTLNGKEITGKKAIEVVQENKFIYILSMESEGANPVVKLATDPIGIEN; via the coding sequence ATGTTGATCTTTCTATTAAAATCCACGGCTTGTCTTGCTATTTTTCTAGCCTTCTATAAACTGATGCTGGAAAAGGAAAGCATACACCATTTTAAACGGTACTTCCTATTGGTCGCCCTGATCGCCTCCTTTATTATTCCCAATTTGGTCTTAACGGAATATGTTGATGTAGCCGAGCCCACTTTGGGCACCTATACCGCAATTGAAAATATGGATTCCGCGGCTTTGACCGAACAGCCCCTTCCGCAGCCATCCAGCTTTGATTGGGAGTTGTTTTTATGGTGTGTGTACACCTTGGGCGTTATAGGATTTGGGTTTCGTTTTATGGCAAACCTGTTTCAAATACGTAAGCGGATTAAAAAGAATCCCAAGTTCAAGGAAAATTTTATGACCAAAGTGCTCTTAGTACAGGCATTGCCCCCACACACCTTTTTGAACTACATCTTTCTAAATCAAAAACAGTACAGGGAAAATAGTATTCCCCAAGAAGTGCTCTTGCACGAAGAGACCCACGCAAAACAAAGACACAGTCTGGATATTCTATTTATAGAACTTGCCCAAGTCGTTTTTTGGTTCAACCCTTTGATTTACCTTTTTAAATCGTCCATTAAACTGAACCATGAATTTTTGGCGGACAAAGCGGTCATTAGAAAAGAACAGAATCATTCACATTATCAAAATACCCTCTTGTCGTACTTATCAAACGATATTGAAAGACATCAATCAGTAGGCATCGCAAATGCCATAAATTATTCATCAATCAAAAAACGTTTTACAGTCATGAAAACAAACACATCCAAAACATCATTTGTGTTCAGGAGCTTTTTGCTTCTGCCCCTTACTGCCCTATTGTTATTTGGGTTTAGTGAGCATCGTACAATTGAGAGACAAAACCCCAGAAAAAACATCATCACGATCGACTTAGTGGATACAGAAACTGTACAAATTGACAATAACATCGTTCATTTTAATGAAGTTGCACAAATAATAAATCAAAATTACTTGTCAGCTTTTGATGCTGATAAGACTAAAGTGAAGGTAACTGCAATTCAATCTGTACATCTGAACACCATCAACAATTTGTCCGAAGAGATAAGAACTACGGGCATTGATATCATCGAAGTGTTTGCCGATGAAGTTATTATGGAGGAAAGTCAATTTAAAGACAATGTTGCGATTACCCCAAGCACAACACGTTTGAATGCCAAGCGAATGACAATAATGGGTGCGGAGGACGATTTACAACCGACTCAGAAAACCGTGTCCCAAAAAGACAGCCAAAAAACTATCAATCCCATTGAAATCCACATCAATAAAAAAGGTAAGCTATTGTTTCAAAGCAAATTAGTTGCATTGGAAGATTTAAAGGATGAGCTTTCAAAAATCAATGACCACCTCTCTTTTGGTCAACGAGAAAAAACTATTCGTTCAATCATTAATGTGGAAGCCACTACCCCAAAAGACATCATCCAAAAAGTGGACATGATTTTTGAAGAATACGGTTCCGCCACCATCAATATTGTGGGTGCAAAAATACAACAGCAGGGCAGTGCCACCCGAGAGGAAATGAAAGAGTACAATACCTTGGCCAAAAAGTATAATGCAATGGATCGCAACCATATGACGATTAAAAAAAGGGAGGTGATGCGCTTAAAAGAAATCTATGGCAAAATGTCCGAAAAACAACGTGCAGATGCTGAGCCTTTTCCTGATTTTCCGCCTCCACCGCCAGCACCGCCGGCTCCCGGAGCCACAGAGTCACCTATGCCTCCTTCACCTGTTAAAGATTTAAAAGAAACAAAGCCTGTGGCACCATCCAATCCACCGGCACCTCCTGCTCCACCGAAGCCAATTGAAAAAATTAAAAAAATGGTCGCTAAAGGAGCTAGCTTCACCTTAAATGGAAAAGAAATAACCGGTAAAAAAGCCATTGAGGTGGTTCAAGAAAACAAATTCATATATATCTTATCAATGGAATCTGAAGGTGCAAACCCAGTTGTAAAGCTAGCTACCGACCCCATTGGCATAGAAAATTAG
- a CDS encoding BlaI/MecI/CopY family transcriptional regulator, with amino-acid sequence MQLSKSEEELMNIVWKLKKAFMKDLLEAYPEPKPATTTVATLLKRMADKGFVAYNSIGRSREYYPLVKKKDYFSKHVNGLIKNFFNDSATQFASFFAQETNLSKEQLEELKKLIDIEIKKK; translated from the coding sequence ATGCAATTGTCAAAATCCGAAGAAGAGCTAATGAACATTGTTTGGAAATTAAAGAAGGCCTTTATGAAAGACCTATTGGAAGCCTATCCCGAACCCAAACCGGCCACCACCACCGTGGCCACGCTTTTAAAAAGGATGGCCGATAAAGGTTTTGTCGCTTATAACAGCATTGGCAGAAGCAGGGAATACTATCCGTTGGTGAAGAAGAAAGATTATTTCTCCAAACATGTGAACGGACTCATCAAAAACTTTTTTAACGATAGTGCCACCCAGTTCGCATCGTTCTTTGCCCAAGAGACCAATTTGAGTAAAGAACAATTGGAAGAATTGAAAAAACTGATAGACATCGAAATCAAAAAGAAATAG